gaagctgagtttatggccgcaacagaagtaattaaacaatcaatatggcctcaagaactgttgggtgaaatcaaagaaagagaacctgaaaagttctcatcaagtttgataataagtctgcaatttcactcactaaaaatccagtgtttcatgggaagacgaaacacattcacaaaaggtaccATTTAATACGAGAATGCATCGGAAGGAGGTCATTaatgttgaacacataccaggaactgagcagaaagcagatatattgacaaaggcattactcggatcaagtttgaagaaatgagacaactgattggagtacaagatatgtcacgggtaaggttgaagcttaagggggagaatgttggattaacttcaacatagaagtcactaacaagatggttaggacaagattaggaaattgatgtaatcctaaggaattagaagtcatctagttctaagaaaaggaaagacatataataaggtaataggactaggaaaaggaattcatagttctatataaatatgatcaccaaagttggttgatcatgagcaagattagaacttgtgtttagttttgagagattttctaaacatcaataaagagagttatttatataagctaagtttcatcttacaGTTGCCATTACCTACTGTGTTTTGGTATAGGCGAAAAACCAAGCTATCTCATGACCACGATAATACAGGCCGGAGAGAACCGAATCCAAAGAGTGGTATCTGTACAGTATATTGGATTTGAAGATTTAATTTTTTGAGAAAATGATCATGAGGCAGCAACCCCTTATTTTAAAAGGGAGGATCATACGTAGTCTCATTAGAGCTAAATCCATAGGAACTATAGATGTATATTATATTGGATTTGAAGATTTTGTATGATCAGGACTTGGGTTTGAGTTGGACACTTGGTTCCAAATTTTGATTTGGATTAACATTTCCAGTAGCTTTACTGGAATATACGTGGGTAGACTACATACCGTAAAACATTGCACAATTAAAATCTTGGGTAAGCATATTTTCTATGCTTAGTTATTTTGGTGATTGGAAAATGATTGAGAATTTCATGCCAAGTCCAAGAGATTGGATTTGAAGATCTCTTTAGAAATTACTGTTGTGTATATTTGATACTGATCAAACAAGTAATATGCAAATACGATTTATTGGTCGCGTGATAATAGGGGAGCATTGTCATGAATGCTCTATGATTAGAAAACCAATTAGAGATCACCAATATTGATTGTTCAGGAACAATTTTATTTTATGGTACAGATATAATTCTTTCCATCGGAATTATAAAATTTAAAGTCCGAAAGTAATAATTGTTAAGATAATAATTGCACGACATGAGCATAATTCTAGTAATAAGAATTATAGGTTCCAAAATCTGGAAAATGGCATGTCTTAAATGACAGCGAAAGGTGAAATACCGATTGATATGTAACATATTGGAAGATTTGGCGGCCGACCAAATATCCAACGATGGGGTGTTACAATATTACCAACGCATAAATTATGAACATTTTCATTACATTATGTAAAATGTTAAATAGACATTGACTATGTATTTGGGTATAAATTTGTAGATGATTGGACACAAGTACAGGAGTTGCTCATCGTGATAATGTGCTTGTTGAAATAGCAAGAAAGTTACCTTCAAATTTTCTATGCCTCTAGTGTATGCAAGTCTGTAATGGATTTTTGTGAATAACTGTAAATGTTAATTAGGATCATTAGAGAAGTTACagttattttgtaaaatcaaatagGAACATTTTTAATAATGTTTTCTGAATTGATTGCATGAGTAGATGCAATTAATGAGGAGGAATGAATTAAAACCTAACTTGTAGAGAACCCATTTTCGGAAGAAGCCATCTCAAACGGTattgattaattgtgaatcatGCTATGATTTATAACGTCTTTAACAAAGACTTATAATGAAAatcgagacatacaagtcttGTGCATTGAACGGTAAGTCAATTACTCAAGGAAGGATAATTGCAGTTGACCATTGAAACGGAGGAAAAATTTGGCAGATACATTTATGAAGATTCTCCCGAAGGAAATGTTTTCAATGAAGTATACAAAAATGGGACAAGGTATGTGAAAGAAGGTTTATCGCCCATAGCAGAAACACAACCtattttgaaaaagataaacaaagtttaatgtggtaccaacaagttatggatgtgggtccaagagcatagcttactggtatcccatcaactccagtaaggaggaagtcaggggttcaatccccGCCGCCGTAAAGGTTTGTGGTAGATTAGTTGTACAGTGGGTTGAGCGGTGTTGGGTCTGGAAGTGGGGCCAGTCCAACAGGCTGGGTTTGGGTAGGGGCCTGGGTCCGGTTTTCGCGtatcagcaaaaaaaaacaagttatggatgtgATTATGGTGCACTAAGTAAAAACTTCTCATTTATGTTTATTGCAGTGATTCTGCAAGAAAAAAAGGGATgtatgaaaatccttaataagtctaacttttatcacaaggAGAGACATACCTATATGAGTTTGGAAATCAGGACGTTTCCCAAGAGAAAAAGAccattctctaaagaagactcatgaatccaggataaGCACAGAGGCGTTAATGTGCTGAGCTACAAAACACAAAATCTCTGAAATCAGTATGTGTGGAGATTCCGTTTTATCACATGGGGTAATTGGTTCCAGACTGGTTTCACCACCACTGAACCCCGATAAgtctttgaatttcttacactaagtgaaggttcaaatccaaaagatacctatcatttatgtattgatttccacgatgatgcttatttccccaccgagcttgaactacgttggcttgatcccactcgggtacgtaggcagtcacctGAGTGATGCAGCCACTCCAGTTTTGTAAGTTTTACTTTGtcttattttcatgttttttggTTATTGGAAATAGGGGGAGATTGTTGAATATTTTcaataatatagaaaataaaatggtttTCGTTTTTGGTTTGCCACTACGACGGGGAGCATACTGCGCCTAATAGATGCAATGGAGAAAAGGCATATCCAAACCGTGTGATTGTTCACAAGAGACATATTCATTCTCATCAGACACTATTGGTGTCTTTTGAGAATCAAGAGGCATCTACAATAGGCATGAGTCCCCTATAAGTAGTGATGATTTATTTCCATTCAATAATGGAAAAACACAACAAATCTCAGATTTCTTCTCACACTAAGTATCATCAGATTCTAAATAGTATGtggtcttggttgggtcaagggagtacaactcttgaatccaacaacgttgttaggATTTCATTGTATCTTGAAAGCAATATTTCGTTGACCGATTGTACTCGCTAATTATTTGGGAATggtcgaaataattgctgaaaagaatcgcaaggccttgaaACTCTAGTGATTCAACATTCTTTTGTGTTTTCTGTTTTTTCATCCTCTATTTTGGTCAAGTTTTTTCCAACAATAAAATCAGGATGTTCAAACCCCATAAGTTCAAAACGGAAAGGCGAAGGACCCGGGATGGATCAGATGAGACTAAAGAGGAGCGGTAAGTGGTCAGAAGTTGGCCTTGTCTTTTCCAACTGAGAAGCAAAAGGATATTTTTGCTGAAATTCAGGCGAGATTAAAAAACGATCAATTCTACATAAGATTGCTCAAATTTAGACCAAGTATACTTTGAACCTTTGACTGATACTATTAAACATTCATGGGGTTTGCAGCTGCAAACATTTTACACTCTTCGTCATAAAGTTCTCAACAAAGATTTTAGGAGAGAACAAGAACCAGCTTACATGCAACATTTAAATTTCGCAACTATGATGTTCACGCCAATGGCTAGCTTGAAGAGCCACCCAATTATAAAACCCGGCGCACACGTTGACAAAATAGTTACCTCTAGTTAAAAACTCTAGAGGTAACTATTTTGGTCAGTTCTTAAATTAGTTCTTGGGTCGGCCTAGTGTGAGCCCAATTatattactattaaaactctACTCACCAACATGACGTTTCAAGGGTTTCCGTATGACTCGTTCTAAGTCATTGATTTAAACTTCCGACTTATCTCAATTTGGTTCAAAGTCTTCCTCGAGCAACTTTTATCTTAATTATCTCAGCAATTTTTAGGTGATTTATTCTAGGTTAGAATTTTAACTGTTGGTTTTGTTTTGAGAAAGCGAATATTAGCTGCAGTGCTGCACCCCTAACGTTGAGATAGTGGCTGGCATCATGCACAGAGGTTCAACAGAAATTGTTGAGACAGATCGCCCGAAATGCAAAGAGGAGACTGTACCACCTGATGATGTAGTTGATCATCCTCTCGACCGGTATCGCATATATAATATTGTGACTGGATCACTTATATTTGGTTATTACTATGGTAAGTATGATTAGTtagctttttcaatttttttttttttaagctaaTAATTGTTTTCTGTTTATATAACAAATGAATGATATTAACTAAGATGTTCAGAAAGACAGATATTTGAATTCGTAGTAGTAATTGattctataatcagtaaatggaTCCTGATTATAAGCTAAAACTCCTAACAAGGTATTTCTAATTCTTCAGGATTTATcctctcgagattttatatccaaGATGATATCCAGTCGATTAAACAGGTAAGTATGTACTTATATTGATTAATTTTCTGATTTACATTTCCCATactcataaaactaaaattataatGATTTCCATACCAATTTTTAAAATTCATAGGAAATCATACGGACAGGTGTACTAGGGGCAGTGATTGGTTCGGCAATTGGGGGTTGGATAAATGACTTTCTAGGTCGAAAATTTGCAATCTTATTTGCCAATGCATTGATATTCGTCAGTGGAGTTCTACTGTCTATTGGTGATTGTTCCTCTGATTGTTGGTTGGCAACTGTTTGGAAGACATATATAGGTTTGGGGGTCGGAATGGCATCAATAACCTCACCTATATACATATTAGAAGTTTCTTCAACTCATCTTCAAGAACACCTTCATACTCGAAATTGTATGCTTTTTGCTGTTGGAAAATTCATCTTCTTTTGTGCTGATACCAAAGTTACTTCTTACATTCAGGTACACTTATAATTGCTAGTAAATCCTATCTCGCAAGATTAACATCTtcggtttattttattttaaaaaatgaaTCATTGCAGGAGCTAGAGAAGACTTCGGATTATATGATCGCAGTAGTAGGGTTTCCAGCTCTACTTCAATTTGTGATAATGTTGTCGCTCCCTGATTCACCTATTTGGCTATATAAAAGAGTTAGTATTGAAACATGGAGTTTGTTAATTTCTCATATACTTTTTATTTGTTGTCGATAATAATTTTTTAAAACACAGAACCGGAAAGAGGCCGCAATTAAAGAAGCTTTGAGGAAAATTTACAGTTCTGATGAAGTTGTTGAGAAAGAGCTTGGTGCATTAAGTATGTCAATTAAGAATGAAACAGATTGTCAAGATGAAAAAGACTCTTCTGTTAGGAGTatcttgcttaggataaggacaACATGGGCTAATCCTTTAGAACGCACAAAGATTGTTGTTAGCATTGGTGTGCAAGTCGCGGAACAGTTAATGAGTGAAAACATGATAATGTATGTTCTTCCCTGTATCATGAGGATGGGTGGCATCTTTGTATCACCGAACCCTAAATGGGACATCTGGTACATGAAGTTTTCTTTATTAACGTGGTGTGGTCTATATGGTATTCATGGTTCAGGTCTTCCTTACTTTACTATGAAACTTCGGAGGAGGAAAACTTTGCTTGTCAAATCATACCGTATGATGGTGGGTCTTTTTGTGTTAAGCGTCATCTTTATAATATCACCAGATAATACTGAAGGAGTGAGTAAATTGGAGACTGTCACCCATTTTGGTGATAGTGCATGTTCGAGTTATATTTCAGCTCCAGATGCAGATACATGGAACTGTGCGACATGCCTTCGAGCAGGATGTGGGTTTTGCGCTGGTATTGATGACAAACTCATGGTAAGGAAATTGTTTACTCTAATTTTAACTGAAGTAGGACCACAATTCCCACTAACCTAGTTTTGATTGATACTTCATTATTTGTTCAATGTGCAATTGCAAAATAAGcatggatttttttattttttattttgttactaCTGATGAATGGTTCTTTCCTTCTACGCAGCGTGCACCTGGCGGTGCCTGCTTGACGATAGAACCTAATGGGACATCAGCATCCTGTTTGGCTGAACATCGGATTTGGTTCACACAAGATTCCGTCACAAGGCAATGCGGAATAAGTCTTCCTGGAGCAGCATCTATTGAATTTTTACTAGTCTGTGTTGTTCCCTATACATTTGCGTTGGAATCACATATGTGTTCAAGGATGTACAAGGCAGAAGTTAGAGGCAAACTTGTCGGGACGGTTGCAGCGACTAACTGGATCTTCTTCCTTGCGGTCATTGTATCATCTTATAATAAATAAAGTTGTAGGGTTTCCCTTCTCAATGCTACTCATCAGTTTGATTTCTTTCTCTGTTACTCGGTTGATCAAATGGTCTTATTTGTCGGTACCTGAGATGAAAGGTTCCTTCCAGTCGGAAGATAGTCAGTCAAAAGTCAGTTGAAGAGATACTCTTGGTACAAATATTGTCACCTTTTATGTTTCCTTAGGTTTAATAACTAGCTAGAAGATTTAAGTTAGGGTAGTTTGTCTTTCCGTCGTTTATGTTTCCTTCCTTGGGTTTTCCTTCCAAGACTCACTGTTCTAGCATTGCCGGTGTCATGCGACCAAATTGTGTTGTGTTATTTGACACTTCTTTTATTTGTATCAAATACCGTATGTATCAATTTCAGCCAAAAAACAGCGCACACCATTTCTGAATAGAAATAAAAAACTTCAAATCCAATGCACTGGTACGAGTTGGCTCTCTTTGAGCACTATACTAAACAATTATCGATGAATTCTCCACTTCGTGACACTGCTCATGTAACGAAGTACTGCTGATTCTGAGAACTTAACACGCATCATTTGATATGAATCAAATAGATCATACCACTACTCCTCTATGTGTGGTTCAAGTAGATACTCGTTGTTCCTCCCCACAAAATTTCTAGAATTAATAGGAATCTTCAAATCCAAATTAGTTATGGATTTAGCTAAATTAGAGCGCACATTTCCACTAGACGAAATTACACAAGTATCGGTCAAATACGAAAACGCTGCTGGTACTATCACTTATCACAAGGAAGAAGTCAGCATGCATCAAACATTCCTAATTATCACAGGTCACAGGAAAATCAACATGCGTGTGTCTACAGGTGATAATGAGGCTTGATCATATAACCTTAAAACTAGTCGGATCACAAAATGAAAGCATCCTGTACTCGATTCCTTCAAAATGCAAACAAGTAACATACACAGATAACTAGACATTGTTTCCATAGAATTAAGATCAATAGAAGAGTACAGCAAAATAAAGGTAAATGCGCCTAGGCATACTTTCCCCACACTCCATGTTAGCACATAACTCCCAAGAattgtagttgtaagatttcttacaactacacttcACTTAATCTGGTTATCTCTCTGTGTAATCATCGTGGACAATTGTTTTATTGAATAAATATTCAAATCACTTACAAGATGAATGGAAATCTATAACAACACTTCTTGTAACCTAAATttattctctctctctttttatcTCTCTTACAAGACTTGTCCTAGAATCCTCACATAAAAGatgactctctcctttatataggattttacatagtggatgacagctaagaatccctttattttcgggatcactgtgcgacatattcgctcatatacaatcgctcatcttcgcataacttacttcttcgcataattcttcacactttacccGTGACTTTGTTGACATCATCTGATGTGTCATTTCAATTTGTTGTGTGCGATTCTCCTCGCATATTGTATTCTTCACTTCGCTTATTTATTAacttgtgcgatatttaactcctacatttgcctcttctcGTGTCGCTGATTCTTAAaaatgagcgatatgagaaattcttctttttAAGATCGCACATGCTTATCTTTTTACTTTCCCGACAGTTATCCGGATTTCAAGTCCTTCTTGTGTACGCGTGTCCTTTTAACCACTCATTTCTTGACACATCTCTTTTAACCACAAGTTTTTATCCGTTCATTTCTTCGCAATAATGAGAGTAAATTTCGAAAAACGGGTCGCTCTTTCCTATATATATTCTCTTTCTCATACaacatttttcttttattcttctttttatcttcttcattctctCTCACCTTCTGTGCAAATTCCCATTCTCtaatggctcctgctggtaaaAATATGGAGATCGAATTTAACAGAATGAAAACCGACTTTAATCAAAGAGGTTATGAACTCTCCCTGCCTCCTTATAACTTCGCATCCAAACTTAACCTTGAACTAATTAGATCTGAGGAGTGGAGTAACCAAAAAATCATTGTTTCGTTAGGTCAACTTCAGTCTAAGCCAATCCCTTTATATAACCCTGATATTCCTTTGTTTTATAGAATTCTTGCTGATGAAAGATTCGCACGAGGAATATTTTAACTGagtggtgatgctattaggatatCCTTAGCGTATGCTCGTCGCGCAGCTGGTCTTGGAAATTCTTATCCCGAGGAAGTGCGAAAAGAAGGTCATCGTGACAAAGTCATAGATTCTGCTAAGTAcactcttgataatttctttaagaattaTTATATCGCTATCATGAAAAGTAATGTGACTAAATGGGCTGTTCGCGTAAGGAGAGCAGATGATATTTCCGAAGATGATAAAATAATGCGAGAtgtagattggaattcaaactcTAATCGTGTTGCTCGCAGATCTAATGATTCTAGTTGGCATAATTGTCCTGTTATCCTGCAAGAATCCTTTGTTTCTGGTAGAGCTGCGGATGGTTCGGATAATCCTCTTCCCGAAGATTTTCCCCCTATCAACCTTGGGAATTTAAATTACTCGAGAACGAGGAAAAGAAAGTAACGGTATGTGACTCTCTTAAACCAATTTGTAAATCTTTGTAactttcttatattttatttcttCTCTTTCGCAGGATGACTCAAAGGTCAATACTTCTCCCAAGGTATGAACTTCGCAGAATAAATAAGTAAGAAACACACTTCTCatgttaacaatattgtttcctctgttaCTTGTATTGATTATTCTCACAGGTTAATCCGTTGAGCGACAAAACTTTAGGCAAAAGCAAGAGAATCTCTAAGAAACCTGCTTCAAAGAATTTACCCCAGAAAACCTCATTGAAAGAGGATGTCTCTAGAAAGCGTGCGAGATATGATTCTTCTTCAAGCTCTGAATCTTCGGAGAGAAATACCTTAGCTTCTGAAGAAGAAGTTTCTATTGACTCGTATCGTCAAAAGCTGTCTGATCTTTTTTCTGGAGATTCCCTTGctactcttgatgatgatgaaactgaacgTGCCTTCCAAATGATCTCAAAGATCTGTACTATTCCTGACTTGGGGGATCGATCTCTTCGCGGAGTTGCCTCTGCGATAAATCCAGATTTTCAATTTCAATAAATTGCTTGGTCACACTCTACAACATTTATCTTTGATTTTTTCCTTATTTGCAACATCCACTTATGATATTTTTATCTTTACAGGGTGCCCTCATATCTTATGCAATTGCTTTAGACAATGATAGGAAACTTCACAAGTTACAAGCTGAGAATGCCAAACTGAAACATGAGACATATACTCTTTCAGATGCGAATGTGATCCTTGCGAACGAGAATACCAAACTTAAAAATGAGAATTCTAATTATCAATTGGTCCTTCAAACTCGAGAAAGAAACAAGGAACTCATTGGTATGTAATTCAGACTTTctcactctttttccttcattcaATCATTCGCACTTCTTACTTGATTTTCTTCGCAGACCTGTATAACCTTTCACATGAAGCGGCTAATCTTCCTGATGCTGAAACTCTTTTAGAACATCTCAATTCCTCTTTAAGTAATTTCCCCAAtcgaggatttgaaaaccttatATTAGAAGAATTAATATTAAAATATACTACTCTTAGAGAACGCCATAAAAATGCATTATCCGCTGCAAACAATTTTGAACGACGCTTTTATCAGGAGAAAGAAGCAATTCAAATATTGGAGTCAAAGAAAAACAATCTTATTACTGAAAAAGATGAAATTGCTCTTAGGGGTGCGAAAGCATTAGAAAAATTTCAAGAATCCCTTATTCAGATTAAGATAGAGCGTGATTCAGCTTGTCGTGTGAGAGATATTCTTGTTGAGGAAAGAAACTTAGTTCGactcaactccttatagaaagtgaatTTGAGCTCAATTgggctgctagagttctgaacgatgctagaaataatttaggtgtaaatgttagtcttcatACTGAGCATTCTACATTGGTCGTggacattatttccaattatgaaggtcatctGTTGTTCTGTGATCTTCATTTttatatatcattttttttttgtttttatatcccttaacttttttttttacttcgcagagaaagagaaggaacaacaaaagcgaATTTCAGAACTAGAAACTCGCTTAgcttctaaagaagaagaatcgtttGCTCGTAATTCAAAGTATCAGCAACTGAAGCAGAATTGGTTTAATTTAGTCCAGAACAACAGCAACGATGCTAATCGTTCTCGTGAGGCTCCTGTTAAGCGATTTTGTGTCGATAATGGTATTCCTTTGTCGAAGTACCATTTCCCAGCTATCCAAGTTACTGATGAAGaggaagattctgaagaagaagtcAGTGATTCTGAGTCTGAGCGAAATTAGAAAGATGAAAATTgattgcttcttcttgttgtagtatacttgtaaattcttgtaaactcagctttcatctttttaatatgaTTCTTATTTTCTTCGCTTCGTATTTGTGACTTCTTCATATGAAAGTAGGATTATCAAAATGTGGCAAATAACATTtcttttgcattcccattcttgcctcttgttatttgtTGTATCTTTGATTATACCAAGATAATTGCTATCCTTTATCCAAATATTCTCTTGGTGCGAGCATATGGGAAACTTTTAGAATTAACTTTATGTATTATTCGTGAGGTCTTATTTgttccttcctatgtaaaggtcttatgttgcctcttttatgtgcgatgaaatcgcaggcaGTCGTTACACCAtagtgtattgacccattgatctcatcttaccaatttctctttgtattatttcctcttcggGTTAATTCGCATAAATATCTCAAGTCTTagtactcccatgagtaaaagtcttggaacatttacgtcttttaacacaattcagctccctgaTGGAGGGtttcgtccttatcttccccctggttggctcttcaaggaagcttacctctatctggttaagattatggctcttcgcATCCGGCTTTTCAATAACCAGTTGACTTCGCAATCTCGCATACACTACATATAGGGTTTATGGAAGCAAgatcgcaccctaagtggggtatcttcgggtCGAGTGCATCATAATCAGGAGCTGTCAAGAGTGGCACGGTACGCTCCAGATGTCccgggaactcttgactcaaccgagtacctcggcgccctgatcgagtttctgcactccttaggagagcctttctcaccttaggctctcaatctaagattagtatcttagactgaaaatttaaggtatatctcccggatgggcattatcgtttaattctcaccccaaatctgcacaactcaagttccggggtcggtgtagccttcccttgagtcattcCTTCTAGGTATTTCcaattatgacgcgcgttaggtcTTACTATTTTTCCTCTTGCATatgagcgaactagggtgcacgccatatTTGGATTCCTAgacaatctgataataaatatcattttctgtagccttttataaaggtcttattataaagatttctCTTTGTATTTTCTTATTATGGTTTTACCATATGAATTTAAAGTTTTTCATTTCAATAACCTGTAGTACATAAATGTTGTTATCAAATCATCTGACTCAAAGAAAATCATACACATTCGTTATATGCATTTGTCTTCCTCATTTCTGACTCTTCCGAAATTCGCACGTGTGCGACATACCATACGAATATGTCGCACATGTTTATAATCATTCAACTGGCATTGTGCGAACATCCTTTTGCGTTTCACCTTATGATGTTTTGTCTCCACTTATTTTGTTGCTTTTGTTGATATTCATCTGCATCTTTTATTATCCATTTTTACCACTTCCTTTATTGATTTCTTCTACCACTTTCCTTCCACCATGAACTTTCCATcaaatgttgttttctttccttcCGTTACTCGATTTCATTATACTTCCTCAGACATCGACCATTAATCTCTCTGCTCTTTTACTATCTGCTGCATTGCTTTGCCAATTTCTTCGCTTAGACTCCCTTGCTTCGCATCTATCAATATCAATTTCTTGACAACTTTTACTTTCAACTGTGTCCCCTCTTATAATTCCAACACCCTTAGGTAAAGAAAACTTGATACACTAATGAAAGGTTGATGCAACAACTAGTATACTATTgagccatggtcttccaattAAAGCATTGTATGGTGACTCAATATCCACTGCACAGAATATGATTTCTGTCGGTAAGCTTTGTACAAGAATCCTCATAGTCACCTCCCCTTTTGGTTTGTTCGCAGAGCCGTTAAAACCATAGATCTTGTATGTTGAGGGGATCAATTCATCGTCTCTGCCACTCATTATTTTGTATGtgtgataaaatagaatatccactgaacttccagTGTCTATAAGAATTCTATTTATCGCCCaggtgtttttctcattttcttcttgatcttcttctaATGGTTTCGGGTTAATTCCCAATATTACCACTAACGGGCACTCATGTGAAGCTTTTCCTTCTGGGACTTCATCTGCGCTGAACGAAATTTTCTGCTTTTGCCAGTCCTTCAAAGATGGTATTTTTGCCAGGTTGAAAATTTCCCTTCCTTCATCATCTCTTGCATATACTCGACTTAagatattatcatgaaaatcttctatgtTTTTGAATGAATGTATGATCGAGTTACATAATAGATTCTATTCCTTCGCTCCCACCTCAATAACAAATGTGTTCCTATCCATTTCCTTTCCGTATTTATTTCcttgagatggtggtggtggtaaatttcCTGTTTGATTTAGTAGGAAGTGGTCTAACTTTCCCTGCTCGATCATCCGCAgtataatcttcctcacatttctgCAGTTGCTTGTTGTATGACCATGGAATCTGTgatagacacaaaattctttactcTTCCTCCCTGGTGGTGGCTCTTCGCCTgcattatgtggttctggaatatcatccattaggagagcagcttcccatactttatccaccgttagatcaaatcttaagagaaatcagatttgttaagtgctctaaagaa
Above is a genomic segment from Papaver somniferum cultivar HN1 chromosome 10, ASM357369v1, whole genome shotgun sequence containing:
- the LOC113316699 gene encoding probable inositol transporter 2 → MHRGSTEIVETDRPKCKEETVPPDDVVDHPLDRYRIYNIVTGSLIFGYYYGFILSRFYIQDDIQSIKQEIIRTGVLGAVIGSAIGGWINDFLGRKFAILFANALIFVSGVLLSIGDCSSDCWLATVWKTYIGLGVGMASITSPIYILEVSSTHLQEHLHTRNCMLFAVGKFIFFCADTKVTSYIQELEKTSDYMIAVVGFPALLQFVIMLSLPDSPIWLYKRNRKEAAIKEALRKIYSSDEVVEKELGALSMSIKNETDCQDEKDSSVRSILLRIRTTWANPLERTKIVVSIGVQVAEQLMSENMIMYVLPCIMRMGGIFVSPNPKWDIWYMKFSLLTWCGLYGIHGSGLPYFTMKLRRRKTLLVKSYRMMVGLFVLSVIFIISPDNTEGVSKLETVTHFGDSACSSYISAPDADTWNCATCLRAGCGFCAGIDDKLMRAPGGACLTIEPNGTSASCLAEHRIWFTQDSVTRQCGISLPGAASIEFLLVCVVPYTFALESHMCSRMYKAEVRGKLVGTVAATNWIFFLAVIVSSYNK